Proteins encoded together in one Miscanthus floridulus cultivar M001 chromosome 16, ASM1932011v1, whole genome shotgun sequence window:
- the LOC136509893 gene encoding probable ubiquitin-conjugating enzyme E2 24, whose amino-acid sequence MAEMQPCAEELPKEKQIVKFVAQIEKPILSSGDAISKRFDVVTDCLDHHFVKENGHESVTRGWLKKVQQEWNILQKDLPDGIHVRVYEERMDLLRACIVGSAGTPYHDNLFFFDIFFPPDYPHEPPSVHYHSGGLRLNPNLYESGKVCLSLLKTWTGTGYDKFVGKADGEKNSITYNENAFLLSCKSMMYVLHKPPKHFEKLVKEHFTCRAPHILDACEAYLGGDLVGHAHDKAYISEDGSKNCSTGFKIMLGKLLPKLVTAFCEAGITSGPVNQSKPPALYINNEIGTLLYCACMSMLVYSKIKCCLVCVTYACLVNGNSIFRLLN is encoded by the exons ATGGCAGAAATGCAGCCATGTGCAGAAGAATTGCCAAAAGAAAAACAGATAGTGAAGTTTGTGGCGCAGATTGAGAAGCCAATTCTCTCTTCAGGAGATGCCATCTCAAAAAGATTTGATGTGGTCACTGACTGtttggatcatcattttgtgaAGGAAAATGGCCATGAAAGT GTTACAAGAGGTTGGCTGAAGAAGGTGCAACAGGAATGGAACATCCTGCAAAAGGATCTACCAG ATGGTATTCATGTGAGAGTTTATGAGGAAAGGATGGATCTTCTGAGGGCTTGCATTGTTGGGTCAGCTGGAACACCTTATCATGACAATCTTTTTTTCTTTGatattttctttcctcctgactaTCCCCATGAACCACCT TCTGTTCACTATCACTCTGGTGGTCTCCGTTTGAATCCAAATTTGTATGAATCGGGAAAAGTATGTCTCAGCCTCCTGAAGACATGGACAGGAACTG GATATGACAAATTTGTGGGTAAGGCTGATGGAGAGAAGAACTCCATCACGTACAATGAGAATGCTTTCCTGCTGTCATGCAAATCCATGATGTATGTTTTACACAAGCCACCAAAG CATTTTGAGAAGTTGGTCAAGGAGCATTTCACTTGTCGTGCCCCACACATTCTGGATGCTTGTGAGGCTTATCTTGGGGGTGATCTCGTTGGACATGCGCACGACAAAGCATACATATCAGAGGACGGCAGCAAGAACTGTTCAACCGGTTTCAAGATAATGCTTGGTAAGCTTCTGCCGAAGCTTGTTACTGCCTTCTGTGAGGCTGGTATCACCAGTGGACCTGTAAACCAGAGCAAGCCGCCTGCTCTCTACATCAATAATGAAATTGGGACCCTTTTATATTGTGCGTGTATGTCGATGCTTGTGTATTCCAAAATAAAATGCTGCCTGGTTTGTGTTACTTATGCCTGTCTTGTAAATGGGAACAGTATATTCAGATTGCTGAACTGA
- the LOC136513197 gene encoding aspartic proteinase NANA, chloroplast-like: MASRGHLLLALLVLAATAAAASGGRHQARVSKPARPRLELVPAAPDASLADRARDDVHRHAYIRSQLASRRGRRAAEVGASAFAMPLSSGAYTGTGQYFVRFRVGTPAQPFVLVADTGSDLTWVKCRGAGAAAGTGAGSPARVFRTSASKSWAPIACSSDTCTSYVPFSLANCSSPASPCAYDYRYKDGSAARGVVGTDSATIALSSGSGRGGGDSSGRRAKLQGVVLGCTATYDGQSFQSSDGVLSLGYSNISFASRAAARFGGRFSYCLVDHLAPRNATSYLTFGPGPEDPAASSSFAPAPAAQTPLLLDRRMSPFYAVTVDAVCVAGEALDIPADVWDVDRNGGAILDSGTSLTILATPAYRAVVAALSKHLAGLPRVTMDPFEYCYNWTTADDASAPEIPKLEVRFAGSARLEPPAKSYVIDAAPGVKCIGVQEGSWPGVSVIGNILQQEHLWEFDLRDRWLRFKHTRCAL; this comes from the exons ATGGCGTCGCGCGGCCACCTGCTGCTAGCGCTGCTCGTGCTCgccgcgacggcggcggcagccAGCGGCGGGCGGCACCAGGCGCGCGTGAGCAAGCCCGCGCGGCCGCGGCTGGAGCTCGTCCCCGCGGCGCCGGACGCGTCCCTGGCCGACCGCGCGAGGGACGACGTGCACCGCCACGCGTACATCCGGTCGCAGCTGGCGTCCCGCCGCGGGCGCCGCGCCGCCGAGGTGGGCGCGTCCGCGTTCGCCATGCCGCTCTCGTCGGGGGCCTACACCGGCACGGGCCAGTACTTCGTGCGCTTCCGCGTGGGCACCCCCGCGCAGCCGTTCGTGCTGGTGGCGGACACCGGCAGCGACCTCACCTGGGTCAAGtgccgcggcgccggcgccgccgccggaacCGGCGCTGGATCGCCGGCGCGCGTGTTCCGCACCTCCGCGTCCAAGTCGTGGGCGCCCATCGCGTGCTCCTCCGACACGTGCACCTCCTACGTGCCCTTCTCCCTCGCCaactgctcgtcgccggccagcccctgCGCCTACGACTACCG GTACAAGGACGGCTCGGCGGCGCGCGGCGTGGTGGGCACCGACTCGGCGACCATCGCGCTGTCCTCCGgcagcggccgcggcggcggggaCAGCAGCGGCAGGCGCGCGAAGCTGCAGGGCGTCGTGCTGGGCTGCACCGCCACGTACGACGGGCAGAGCTTCCAGTCCTCGGACGGCGTGCTGAGCCTTGGCTACAGCAACATCTCCTTCGCGTCCCGCGCCGCCGCGCGCTTCGGTGGCCGCTTCTCCTACTGCCTCGTGGACCACCTGGCGCCGCGCAACGCCACCAGCTACCTCACCTTCGGTCCCGGTCCCGAGGACCCCGCCGCCTCTTCCAGCTTCGCCCCGGCGCCCGCCGCGCAGACGCCGCTGCTGCTCGACCGCCGGATGAGCCCGTTCTACGCCGTGACGGTGGACGCCGTGTGCGTGGCCGGCGAGGCGCTCGACATCCCCGCGGACGTGTGGGACGTCGACCGGAACGGCGGCGCGATCCTCGACTCCGGGACCAGCCTCACCATCCTCGCCACCCCGGCGTACAGGGCCGTGGTCGCCGCGCTCAGCAAGCACCTCGCCGGGCTGCCCAGGGTCACCATGGACCCGTTCGAGTACTGCTACAACTGGACGACCGCCGATGACGCGAGCGCGCCGGAGATCCCCAAGCTGGAGGTGCGCTTCGCCGGGTCCGCGCGGCTGGAGCCGCCGGCCAAGAGCTACGTCATCGACGCGGCGCCCGGGGTGAAGTGCATCGGCGTGCAGGAGGGCTCGTGGCCCGGGGTGTCGGTCATCGGCAACATCCTGCAGCAGGAGCACCTCTGGGAGTTCGATCTCAGGGACCGGTGGCTCCGGTTCAAGCACACGCGCTGCGCCCTATGA